ttgatttttttcactccaactgggaacccctaggtctatccacgaccgtttccaatgaccgtgagaagatgccagaaaatccagctacgagctaaatccacaataattgtctgctctacaactttgcagaacattgttacactctaaaaaataaccctgcaaagttagaaaaacacgaaattttcaaatgaaaaattttgttctaagcgaaaaaatgacccttctgggtcaatgtagattcgaaaagtacattaaatttcccataaaattacatgttccaaaaaattttacagtcgagtaacggaaaatgggagaatttttaaaacttgtttagtgtttttttcgatgaaaaatacgtgttttcggaattctgagtacgtcatcaatagagatatccacgcgcgagagtgtgttagttcgtaacaaaattgacacgcatacataggcaaatcgagtagaatgattcgtctgtcaaaatcagcttgtcctttgttataccacgagcacgtggtaaacagctggtttttacaggcgattgatctactcgatttgcctatgtatgtgtaaaaatagtataaacaaaatcagctgcttggaattcagccaatcacaatcgatcaaaaccaaaacattacTTTGaatacaaatactaacacagaatctggtgtgcgtgagagaaaccgtggagatctctattCGGGTGTCTAAttatacataaaagtccctttgacaccaaatttctatctcatcaccgtttcaggctgcaaattattgaaaaacacctctttttcgcaagttcaaaaatggaaggggtcgtaccgctcctccgtcacgagatatcaaaaaacggacctcagattcgtgatcagggacaaaagttaccccttaggacaaagtttcacgcaaatcgaagaggggtcggggcaactcagaaagtttaaaaatagaaatataatatttattttttacattataagtttgaaaaaactcaactttttctTGAAAGTTCCTCCGTACCGAATCGCAGAATATCGACCAACTCGCCATTCCCGGGTCGCACACCAAGAGGGTCACAAATCGGAAGATTGTTATTCATTGCCTTGGCTGGTACGATGGGCacgcaaaaatgtttaaaaattgtggtgTCCGCTCGTTCATGGATGACGTCATCGTGTTTGGACCAGACCGGAAATCGCACGCAGCTTCACTCAAGCAGTTGCTCCATCGTCCCAAGGAGCACGGGTTCCACGCCAAGGCCGAGAAGCGCAGTTTTTGCAGCTGCAAATTCGGTACCATCCGCCTCGATCCCGAGAATCTTAAGACGATTGCCGCCATTCCCACACCAACCAGCGTGTTCGAACTGCGAGCGTTCTTAGGCGCGGTGAACTTCTACGGAAGATTCATTCGCAACCTTCACGAGGTACGCCGCTCTATGGATCAGCTGCTCAAGAAGGCCACTAAGTGGCGTTGGACATCCGAGTGCCAGCATGATGCGTTCGAGAAGTTCAAGGTGCTCCAGTCAAGCTGCTAACATACTTCGATCCTAAGCTGCCGATCATCGTTGCAGCGGACGCGTCGAGCACCGGCATCGGGGCCGTCATTCTACATCAGTTCCCTGATGGCTGACTCAAGGCAGTTTATCACGCGTCAAGGTCGCTCACACTCGCTGAGCGTAATTACGGACAACCTGAAAAGGAAGCGCTCGCGTTAGTCTATGCTATAACGAAGTTCTACATGTACCTTCTGGGACGACATCTTACACTGAAGACTGACCACAAGCCGCTTCTGTCCATCTTCCGCTCGAAGAAGGGAAATCCACTGCACACCGCGAATCGACTCCAACGCTGGGCACTTAAGGAAGCACTGCAGACGCTTTTGCAAGTGTACCGCTCGATCCCAATCGGCGACCTCGGTGGCAAGTCTCCGGCGGAAAAGATGTTCGGCCGGCCAGTCCGGACCATCTCTGCTCTCCTCCAGTCGACCAAGGACGCTTCAGCGTTGGGTGGAGAAGGACACATCATTTACCTACTCaggaaaatataaaaacgaaTTTCAAAATACTCACTGAATCTGGTGGCGCAAACAAAACCCccgattgaaaaacaaaacatcaaaatccagttgtcaaactgacatTTCTGGGGTGCGTTCACAAAGTGCTGCAACAACGGCAGCACTGAACGCACCCACCGCGTGACAAAACATGCTACACGAAAATGTATCCTGAAATGTCAAAATGAAGTATTTCATTTACCGCGGTAGATACCGGTGGATaataatcaaattaacaaaagccctaagGTATTTTGCACCCGAAACGTAAACCTGTCAACCTTGTTCGAACATCGCGAGAGGCCTACGTGCGGGGGTGATGTAAGAACGACGTAATGGTGAAAAATCGGACGCGCATCAACCTGTTTTTtgtgttcttcttcttctttttctgtcatctgtcattagatttgtttttattaaaacagTCGTTTTTGAATTTCCTTTGTTTATTGTTATAAATTTGCCTGTTATAAtgttaattaaacttaaaaataagtcTGCACTCCGATTTTCCGATTATTTCCGACATTTTCCACTTGAAAGCCGTTTAAAGGAAGGAGAGAAAAGCTTCAGGCAAATGGGGACCGAATCCGGTCAATCTGGATCGTGCAGCATTTCACCCGCCTTTTTGAG
The sequence above is drawn from the Culex pipiens pallens isolate TS unplaced genomic scaffold, TS_CPP_V2 Cpp_Un0128, whole genome shotgun sequence genome and encodes:
- the LOC120430821 gene encoding uncharacterized protein LOC120430821 encodes the protein MDDVIVFGPDRKSHAASLKQLLHRPKEHGFHAKAEKRSFCSCKFGTIRLDPENLKTIAAIPTPTSVFELRAFLGAVNFYGRFIRNLHEVRRSMDQLLKKATKWRWTSECQHDAFEKFKVLQSSC